Proteins co-encoded in one Megalops cyprinoides isolate fMegCyp1 chromosome 1, fMegCyp1.pri, whole genome shotgun sequence genomic window:
- the LOC118793464 gene encoding histone-lysine N-methyltransferase PRDM9-like — protein MAMQDSPGLKSTSPSVVCQEGEGEEEGEQEESLLSPGENSTSDEEWHPRTDRARAGISRREKRKCLKPNKNLSRRQVLVHSEVEQEDPSNSDDGFYCEECQSFYREQCGSHGPPSFTPDSPTPLGVPQRALLTLPQGLVIGRSSIPGAGLGVFNQGQVVPVGMHFGPYEGEVTSREKANESGYSWVICKKENKYEYIDAVRDTHSNWMRYVNCARNEKEQNLVAYQHRGSVLYCCLRPIAPGQELLVWYAEEYAKDLGVTWDCLWDKKCSPAEKATEGTTEVFSCTQCQFSFTAEFYLHRHIKRSHPEEYLKLLKSGSVRPVSMFPVSGRDQSPPPSNELPAQAHPCSATCRALLGSQNGKRCIQLETPAKLPNKQIHSDESPHCCAQCGVSFDDSESLEAHQCAETGDKPYCCSQCKKSFTRSCHLKRHERTIHTKERPYCCSQCGKCFSQSAGLKRHQQVHADGRQHHLSAEVSSRVFSCSHCLFSFTSELLLHKHFKRHHPEEHVKQLESQSLRPESPPPGHTQDHPSPNAPPTPTQTALGTPTAHRNSRKGKIFRRLGTSVSKRQQMHAVERLFRCTQCGKGCKDAESLKAHQCSETGEGPYFCSQCDKSFTRSCNLRRHERTIHTKEKPYCCSQCGKFFSQSAGLKRHQQIHAGGRHGRSMEVSSEVFSCAHCSFSFTAERYLHKHMKRYHPVEHLRLRGSGLVQAAEAGDGPHCCSQCGKSFTCLKSLKAHHCMRSGEKLYLCTDCGKSFTWFYSLRQHQRIHTGEKPFSCTQCGKCFVHSGQLNVHMRTHTGEKPFLCTECGESFRQSGDLKRHERKHTGVRPCHCLVCGKSFSRPQSLKAHQQLHTGEKLYRCTQCGKSFARSWHLRRHHQKMHS, from the exons GCTTGAAGTCCACTTCACCCTCAGTTGTGTgccaggagggggagggagaggaggagggggagcaggaggagtcTTTGCTGTCTCCTGGTGAAAACAGCACGTCAGATGAGGAGTGGCACCCGCGTACAGACAGAGCACGGGCAG GCATAtcaaggagagagaagaggaagtgtctgaaaccaaacaaaaacctttccaggcgTCAAGTATTGGTCCACAGTGAGGTCGAGCAGGAGGACCCCAGCAATTCAGATGATGGCTTTT ACTGTGAGGAGTGCCAGTCCTTCTACAGGGAGCAGTGTGGGAGCCACGGccctccctccttcaccccCGACTCTCCCACTCCGCTGGGGGTTCCCCAGAGAGccctcctcactctccctcaaGGCTTGGTGATTGGCCGTTCCAGTATTCCTGGTGCAGGCCTGGGGGTGTTTAACCAGGGCCAGGTAGTACCTGTTGGAATGCACTTTGGACCCTATGAGGGAGAGGTGACCAGCAGAGAGAAAGCCAATGAGAGTGGCTACTCATGGGTG ATCTGCAAGAAGGAGAACAAGTATGAGTATATCGATGCAGTGCGGGACACTCACTCCAACTGGATGAG GTATGTGAACTGTGCTCGCAATGAAAAGGAACAGAATCTGGTGGCATACCAACACAGGGGGAGTGTCCTGTATTGCTGTCTCCGCCCTATCGCCCCAGGACAGGAGCTGCTGGTGTGGTATGCTGAAGAGTATGCCAAGGACCTGGGAGTCACCTGGGACTGCCTGTGGGACAAAAAGTGTAGCCCTGCAG AGAAGGCTACAGAAGGAACCACGGAGGTCTTCTCCTGTACTCAATGCCAGTTCTCCTTCACTGCGGAATTCTATCTCCACAGACACATCAAGCGGTCTCACCCTGAGGAGTACCTGAAGCTGCTGAAGTCTGGGTCAGTCAGACCTGTCAGCATGTTTCCTGTCAGTGGCCGGGACCAGAGTCCCCCTCCCTCTAACGAGCTTCCCGCCCAAGCTCATCCCTGCTCAGCCACTTGCAGAGCACTCTTAGGTTCTCAGAACGGGAAGCGCTGCATCCAGTTAGAAACGCCAGCAAAATTACCAAACAAGCAAATTCACAGTGACGAGAGTCCACACTGCTGCGCTCAGTGTGGGGTGAGCTTTGACGACTCGGAAAGCCTTGAGGCTCACCAGTGTGCTGAAACTGGGGACAAGCCGTACTGCTGCTCTCAGTGTAAGAAGAGTTTCACCCGGTCATGTCACCTCAAAAGACACGAGCGAACGATCCACACGAAGGAGAGGCCGTACTGCTGCAGCCAGTGCGGGAAGTGTTTCAGCCAGTCCGCGGGCCTGAAGAGGCACCAGCAGGTCCACGCCGACGGGAGACAGCACCACCTGAGTGCGGAGGTGTCCTCCCGGGTCTTCTCGTGCTCTCACTGCCTCTTCTCCTTCACTTCCGAACTCCTCCTCCACAAACACTTTAAGCGGCATCACCCAGAGGAGCACGTCAAGCAGCTCGAGTCTCAGTCATTAAGACCAGAGAGTCCGCCTCCTGGACACACCCAGGACCACCCGTCCCCGaatgccccccccaccccaactcaGACTGCATTGGGCACTCCCACAGCGCACAGAAACTCAAGAAAGGGGAAAATCTTCCGGCGTCTGGGAACTTCGGTATCAAAACGCCAGCAAATGCATGCGGTAGAGAGACTGTTTAGGTGCACCCAGTGTGGGAAGGGTTGCAAAGATGCAGAGAGCCTTAAAGCCCATCAGTGCTCCGAAACGGGGGAGGGACCCTACTTCTGCAGCCAGTGCGACAAGAGCTTCACCCGCTCGTGCAATCTCAGGAGGCACGAGCGAACGATCCACACAAAAGAGAAGCCGTACTGCTGCAGCCAGTGCGGGAAGTTTTTCAGCCAGTCCGCGGGACTGAAGAGGCACCAGCAGATCCACGCAGGCGGGAGACATGGTCGCAGCATGGAGGTGTCCTCCGAAGTCTTCTCGTGCGCTCactgctccttctccttcacTGCGGAGCGCTACCTCCACAAGCACATGAAACGGTACCATCCTGTAGAGCACCTCAGACTGCGCGGCTCTGGGCTGGTTCAAGCGGCCGAGGCTGGGGACggcccacactgctgctcccagtGCGGGAAGAGCTTCACCTGCCTGAAGAGCCTCAAGGCTCACCACTGCATGCGGTCGGGGGAAAAGCTGTACCTGTGCACCGACTGCGGGAAGAGCTTCACGTGGTTCTACAGCCTCAGGCAGCACCAGCGCATCCACACCGGGGAGAAGCCTTTCAGCTGCACCCAGTGCGGCAAGTGTTTTGTGCACTCGGGACAGCTGAACGTGCACATGCGAACTCACACCGGAGAGAAGCCGTTCCTCTGCACCGAGTGCGGGGAGAGCTTCCGCCAGTCGGGGGATCTGAAGCGGCACGAGCGGAAACACACGGGAGTGAGACCGTGCCACTGCCTCGTGTGCGGGAAGAGCTTCAGCCGCCCTCAAAGCCTTAAAGCGcaccagcagctccacacaggGGAGAAGCTGTACCGCTGCActcagtgtgggaagagtttcgCCCGAAGTTGGCACCTGAGAAGACACCATCAGAAAATGCACTCCTAA